One part of the Phragmites australis chromosome 3, lpPhrAust1.1, whole genome shotgun sequence genome encodes these proteins:
- the LOC133912593 gene encoding transmembrane emp24 domain-containing protein p24delta9-like, with amino-acid sequence MAAHVPGSLHHLLLLLAAALPASALRFDLHSGHTKCISDDIKVGAMAVGKYHIVAPDDGSLSSSSQQQLPDSHRISLRVTSPYGNSLHYSENVQSGNFAFTASEAGDYLACFWAPDHRPSATVAFEFDWRSGVSTKDWGTVAKKGQVDMMELELKKLEDTIKSIHEEMFYLREREEEMQELNRRTNSRMAWLGFLSLAICLSVAGLQLWHLKNFFERKKLL; translated from the exons ATGGCCGCGCACGTCCCCGGATCCCTgcatcatctcctcctcctcctcgccgccgcgctcccCGCCAGTGCCCTCCGCTTCGACCTGCATTCGGGGCACACCAAGTGCATCTCCGATGACATCAAGGTCGGCGCCATGGCCGTCGGCAAGTACCACATCGTGGCCCCCGACGAcggctccctctcctcctcatcGCAGCAGCAGCTCCCGGACTCCCACCGCATCTCGCTGCGGGTCACCTCGCCCTACGGCAACAGCCTGCACTACTCCGAGAACGTGCAGTCGGGCAACTTCGCCTTCACGGCCTCCGAGGCCGGCGACTACCTCGCCTGCTTCTGGGCGCCCGACCACCGCCCGTCCGCCACCGTCGCGTTCGAGTTCGATTGGCGCAGCGGCGTCTCCACCAAGGACTGGGGCACCGTCGCCAAGAAGGGCCAGGTCGAT ATGATGGAACTGGAGCTCAAGAAGCTGGAGGATACCATCAAATCCATCCATGAAGAAATGTTTTACCTTCGTGAAAG GGAAGAAGAAATGCAGGAACTGAACAGGAGAACAAACTCAAGAATGGCTTGGCTCGGTTTCCTCTCACTCGCCATTTGCTTATCAGTGGCAGGTTTGCAGTTGTGGCATCTGAAGAACTTCTTTGAGAGAAAGAAGCTGCTATGA